Genomic window (Indicator indicator isolate 239-I01 chromosome 13, UM_Iind_1.1, whole genome shotgun sequence):
GTCACGCTGGAACAGGCATACCTCAGAACAAGTATGGCTGAAGAGGCTGTCCCCCACAGGTAaggctccagctggagcagataTATCTCTAAGAGACTGTAGTCTGTAATAAAtccaaactggagcaggggtAAGGGGGAAGGAGTTCATTGCAATGTTAAACACTGTGGTCTGGTCCAAAGCAACAAGGGCTGgagaatatcacagaatcatagaaaggcttgcgttggaagggaccttagagatcacctactccaacctctctgccatgggcagggatgcatctcaactagacttggctgctcaagggctcacccaacctggccttgaacactgccagggaggaggcatccacaacctccctgggtagcttATTCCAGAGCCGtgccacccttgtactgaagaacttcttcctaagatccagtctaaacctctccctcagcttaaaaccatttcccttgGTCCTATTGCTAGAATATGCTGGCtttggctgggatagagttaacTTTCTTCATAGTAGCTAGTATAGAGCTGTGTTCTGGAGTTGTGCTGGAAACAGCATTGATAACACAGAGATGCTTTTgttattgctgagcagtgcttacacgGAGTCagggccttttctgcttctcacaccaCTCTCCACCAAGTAGGATGGGGGTGTACAAAACATTGGGAGGGGATGCAGCTGTGACAGCTGACCCCAGCTAACCAAAGGGATGTTCCAAACCATctgatgtcatgctcagcatataaagctgtgagcaaaagaaggaagagggggtgTTCAGAGTTAGACGTGATAGatccctgctctcctggagatggctgaacacctgcttgctgatgggaagtggtAATTTGCTTTGCATATcacacagcttttgctttacctattaCACTGACTTTGTCTCAACCtatgagttttctcacttttactctTCAGATTCTGCCATTCCACCAAGGGAGGAGTGAGTGAGTGGCAGTATTAAACCATTACAATccttcagctccttcccagAACCTTTTCCAGGTTCCTTTCCTTTACATACTTTGACATAGCAGATAACTGGACCAGCAGAGTGAACCATAACATAGGATTTTAATGCTTTTGGCCCTTGTCTATACATTCTACTTGTCTATACATTACATATACATTCTACTTCTACAAGTAATACTAGAGATTTCAATTTGACTTGTAAAGCTTGTGTGTTatattttcctcatatttaaaGCAGGGATAACATAAAACACTTCTCTTACAATGTTGTTAAAATTAATGGGATTGTTTTAATAACATAAGGAACACACTTTAtacttcctctgcctgctggaagAAGAGACACACCAGGAGAGCAGAAGAAGGGCTACTGGAACACAAGCCCCATTTATATAGTAATCGTGGAAGGATTGGCAAGGGAAGAAAAGTTCTTCATAATTATTGTCTAGGATTAgtataaaaaaataagtattgATAATAAGGACATTTTCTGAAACAATTACTGGAAAAATCTCATCTATTGTATCTGACAAAACAGTATGGAAGGGACTTCTTCGTGTTACCTTTTGTGCAGTAATTCCTGATGGCAAAAGATCACACTTAAAGCTAAGGTTTTTAGCTAATCTTCAACAACTCTAAGGCTGAAACTGGAAGACTAAATAGATTTAACTTATAGATAGGCTTTATGTGACATCAGATGTTTAGCTTTCAAAACACTGATAACTTTTTTTCAGGTTAAACACATtaaaattgaaagaaaagaCATTATTATCTTTAAGTTCTTCATGCAACAGCAATGaaaagcaaggagctgctgttgtggACTGGTTACCATAGCAATGCATTCCCATAGTCACTTAGAGATTcatttataataataatagtggCTTTagtaaagaagaaagcaaaagttGCCAACAACACTCATGTAATTTCGTCTATTACAGATTCTCACTGTTTATAGTGAAACAATTTCATTAACAGATGGACAGTGACCACTAAAGGATCATGCTGAAGTAAATTAGAGAGATGGTTTTCagttcctttcttccagtctgaatatTTACTTGTAAATAATCATTTGAAATCAGTAACATCAGATCCAGGACAGCTCACAAAAAGTCCAAGACAATCAATTGTCTTCTACTAAATTTGGTGCAGCCCTATCAGGTTCATATtgatataaaataatataaaaagaaGAATAACTTTCAGGGGCCTAAAATTTCCATGCCATGAACATTCTGCTCCTAACAAAATAAAACTCAGAGACCATTCTTAATCCATACCTGAAAATgccagaaaagagaagggagatcttaaaattaatttttcagctgTTATATTCAAGTTCAGTGCTATAAACAGCAAATGTACATATCATGATAGTAAATCACATTTGATAGGATATTGATTCAGCAAAATAACTTGTAACATTATTCAGCTGTTCAAAGCTGAATTAGCAATTACAGGGGAGAAAAATTTGAGGAAAACCACCAAATTACTCAAGGCAACAATTCTACAGAGCTATTATTTGTGTGTTACACTGCAGCCTGTAAAGTATGTTCTGAGCATGAATTTTGACCCTGTAACCTTGGGTGTATGTGTgggagggttttgtttggggtttttggtgtgtggctttttttttttttcatttctgctttcaCTCTGTGCAGGAATTAGCATTGTACATAGACAATTAAGCCACAAATTTCCTGCAATAGTTCATTGGTTAAGGAAGGACATTCCCTCTCACTTCTCATATGGCAGATTAACCTAAACTTCCTTTTAGGTGTTATTATTCCAGAACCACAATACTGATTTCATTGTGCTGTACGGTAAGTGGTGCAATATGGTGAAATAGGTTTTTGAatctgcagaaggcagcacacAGAATAGAGGTTATGTTACATGTCCTTACACCACTGCAGTGTCAATCCCTCTTGGTCTCTAAGATGACTGGGATAGATGGCTGGCTGGATAGATGGTTTACACAGCCTAGCCATATATAAAGACTGTTTCTGACAAGAGATCAAATGCAGCCCAGAAATCCaagcacatcctgggctgcatgaagagaagcatagccagcaggttgagggaggtgattcttcccctctactctgctctggtgagaccccacctggtgtactgcacccagttctggagcctatattacaagaaggatctggaggtgctggtacatgtccagagaagggccatgaggatgatcagagggctggagcacctctcctatgaggacagactgagagagttggggctgttaagTCTGgcgaagaggaggctctgaggagaccttattgtggccttccagtatcttaaaggtacctacaagaaaactggggagggactttttaggatgtcaggtagcgataggactagggggaatggagcaaaactagaagtgggtagattcagattggatgttaggaagaagttttacaccatgagggtggtgagacactggaacaggttgcccagggaggtggttggggccccatccctggaggtttttaaggtcatgctggatgtggctctgagcaacctgatctagtgtgaggtgtccatgcccatggcaggggggttggaactagatgatccttgaggtcccttccaacactaacaattctgtgattctatgaaagatgTCTGAGGATGTTGAATGTTCGTCTCAGTCTCTGGATATCCCCCAGTCTCAGGCATGCCCACTACCGCCCTTGCTGGGACACAGGTTTGTGAACTACATGAATGCAGTCTGTCTGATACACACCAACAGAAATAGGTAAACTCTTGGCTACAAATGTGCAGAACTTAGAACTTCCTGGTGCATCTTTCAGACTTGCCTAGTGAAGGTGACATTTATCCTTGTTTTGAAAGTGGCAAGGTGATTCTGTGTTTGAATTTGGGAATAACACTCtagacaattaaaaaaacccaaaacccaaataacaacaacaacaacaaaacccccacccaaataaacaaaaaaaaaaaatccaaacaaaccagaaaaacccagcaaacaTAAAACTAAAAGGGTGACACTTCAAGCTCCAGTTTAGCAGCACATGCAAAGATTTTGAGATGGACATCATTTTGGACAGATGCTCATTCTGTGTTTTGAAATGGAATAGCTCAGAGGGAAGTGCCCCTAGTAAATTAGCATCTGCTATCAGACCTCAACACTGAATTGCTGGATGAAAAAAAAGGCCTTCATCTGTTGAACTCTTCTTTCAAATCAATATATTAGATAATGTTGTGTAGTCATACAGTGTATGACTTTCATGAAGTCTCTTGATGTCACTGAAAACAGTGGGAGTATATGATGTCCACTTATCGTAAAGGTCTACACATAACTCCAACACAACAGTGTTATGGGAGATGTGAAAAATCTGCATATGGAGTCAGCAATAATAGGTAACTGTTAGATTGACATTCCATAACATACCATAAAATGAAACTCAGTTGCTGAGCTAATGAAAAGAAGCCATCTGTAACTAAACTATAACCTGCTATATATCTAAGAACTTCATGCACTTGCACTCTGCTGATGGTATTTTCATTGCAGTTACTGGAATCTTTGATGAATCACATTATCATATATAATTAAATCTTCACAGGATAACTCCTGTAGTTTATTTTGAGGCTTATTCAGTGTTTAGAGAGACGAGTTGTTTAGCTTAAGTTTTAAATAGAATGAATCACTCAGAACTATAATGAGATATAGTATGCTGTTTGTTTAGCTTAGATAAGGAGGGTACAAGCATCAACAGCAGTGGAAGGATAACAGCCTGCCATGAGACAATGAAGGAACTCAATAGCCAGAAGATGGCAGGCACCACTGAACCAAAGCATGAATGAAAAGTGTGTGAAGATCACATGAAGGTAGAATGCAGAGTCTGTAAAAATGCCCAGGGAtttcagctggctgaacatgaacaAGCAGCATGCTCATGTGGCCAAGGCAGCCAATGGAATCCTGGCTtttatcaggaatagtgtgatcAGTAGGACCAAGGAAGTGATTTTATCCCTGTaggcagcactggtgaggccacatcttgagtactgtgttcagtttcgggcccctcactacaagaaggacactgagatactAGAGCATGTTGaaagaagggcaacgaagctggtgaagggtctagagagcaagtggtggagtccccgtccctggaagAATCACATAGCCATAGTGCTTAGGGATATTGTTTAGTAAAGGACTtatcatgatcttaaaggtcttttccaacctatacaattctgcaattctgttttTATACATATATGTCACAACACGGTACAGGAGAGAAGTACATGCTAATGTAAAAAGACAAATGTACTGCATATACAACACACTTAGATTTATTACAGAAACCACTGGAAATTATCCAGACTGCTACGCTTCTTTCCCCAACAATCATATCCCTACTGCACTTTTGTTACTGAGCAAGCAGTATGAATGTTGTCTTGAACTTTGGAGACTACGGTATTGAAAGAATTAGGAGTTTTGCTTTTCTATTCCCTTTTAgtctctttttccctcttcctggTTTTATAGATTGGATCTTAAACCGTGGCCagcaagagagagacagaaatctgAGAAGATAATCTGCACATTCTTTGTTCAGTTGACTGGATGGCTACAATCTTTAGGTTCTGCCCTCCATACATGGAATGAGATGAACACATTTCAAAGGGTCAGATATAGTGGTCCCACAATAAAACTGAGACATTATCAAACACACGAACTGCCCCTGCCATCACTGGAATTTAAAGGTGGAAGATCCATCCTGTGGCCCCCAGCAAACCAAACAGGTTTGTGCAGCTGGGTTTACTGTGCAGCGTTATATGAAGTATTTTGCACGAATCTCGGTTCTGTGCTTTTTTCCTGGTGAAAAGCACCCCAAGCCACGCACGAATGGGAGGACTCCAGCCCCAGCGGGCTGCTGGACGCCAGCACACACAGGCCATGCTTTCCTCACGGTGCCAAGTCCCGCTGAGCCTGGGCGTCCTGGGCACTGGCCGGGTATACTACAGCCGACGCAGCGCGACGCATGTCAGCGAGCAACCGCTTAGcggcagggctgagctgcactGGCGCTGGTACCAGGCGATAGCGGCGTAACCTCGGCGACAACCCTTGAGAACCCGCAGTGCTGCGAACCAGGAGAGGCGGCTCGGGCCGCGCGGGGTTACGGAAACCGCACTGCCACCAACAAGGTGGCATCTCGCCGGCCGCCCAGCACCGCTAGCACGGGCCAGCTGTAAGCAGGCCACATGCCGCTGGCAGCCGGTGAGTGCCCCTGCCCCGGGGCGAAAGGCAGAGAACATGGCGTCCGCAGATACGGACCCCGCCGCCCCCTACCCAGCCCTCACGACTCCGATGCGAGCCAAGGGTGACGAGTGGGTGAGCGCCGCCCAGCGGCTCGTCGCCCCGAGACCGCTCCTTCTTCGGCGCGCGTGCACGGAAGGACAGCCCCCTCCAGCCTCCAAGTCCCGCCCCCTCCATCTCCGCCCCTCGCGCGCAGCCCCACGCCACCCCAAGGGGGAGGGGCGCGCGCCACAGCACCGCATCACGTGCAACCAACCGCCGCGGCCGCCGGCTCTCGCGCTGGGTCACGCCCCTGAGTAGGCGGGGCCAGTGGCGGGAGGTGGGGACCCCCGGAGGGGGTCGGGCGGCTCGTGCCCACCTCCGTAGCGGCAGCGGGGGCAGCGGGGGCACCGGCGGCGTAGCCCCGCCTGTGGGGGCGGGGCCGGCGGGGCTGCTGGTACCTCCCCCTTTCctgcccctccccctccctgccgTCCCCTCTGTAACTTGGCTGCCTTTTATCGGGCTGAGCGGTGAGGCGGAGAGTTTATTGGTGCCGGAGCTGCGGCGCGGCCAGGGCGGGAGCGaccgcggcggcggcggcgggcggggggggggcCTCGGCCCGGGACGATGCTGCGGCTGGTGTCGCTGAAGTTGGGGCGGCTGTACCGCTACGTGAAGCTGGcggtgctgggcagcctggcggCGGCGCTGGTGCTGAACACGCACTCACTGCTGGCCTCGCTGCAGCGCAACGAGCTGTCGGAGCGGCGCTTCTTGCAGCTCAATAAGTGCCCGGCCTGTTGGGGCACCAGCTGGTGCCGCAAGTTCCTCAACGGGCAGCTgcggctggagagctggggccGCCTCCGCCTTTTCGACTTCTTCAACGTCAAGAACGTCTACTTCGCGCGCTACGGGGAGCCCCGCGAGGGCAGCCGCCGCGTTGTCCTCAAGCGCCTGGGCTCCGCGCAGGAGCTTGCCGACATCGACACCAAGATCTGCCGCCGCGCTACCGGCAGGGGCCGCTGCGACCTCCTCCAGGCCCTGCACGCCACCGAGTTCGCCAGTCTCAACGGCGATGTGCGGCTCCTTACCCCCGATGCTGTGGAGGGCTGGTCGGACCTAGTGCACTGCCCCTCGCAGCGCTTGCTCGACCGCCTGGTCCGCCGCTACGCCGAAACCAAGGACTCGGGCAGCTTCCTGCTGCGCAACCTGAAGGACTCGGAGCGCATGCAGCTCCTCATCACCCTCGCCTTCAACCCTGAGCCGCTGGTGCTGCAGGTAAGCAAAGCGCGCCTGCCCCCGACTGCTCTCCTTGATGCTGCGCGGCCAAGCAGTGGCAGGAGGGTTCCTTTTTGGAAGCCTCGTGCCGCCTAAGCGTCCTCCGTGGCCTTTCCTCGCCCCCTCCCCAGCCGTGGCCGGATTGTTTTTTGCCGCCGCGCCGGGCGCACGCAGCTGTCTGCGGGCTGGGGATAGCAAGGAGAGGGGGACTCCTGGGAAGCGGGCCCCAGAAATAGCAGCGAGACGCTTGGCTCTCTAGATCTTTACCCTGACAGTGACTCCTATGTAACGATACCCTGAGGAAAGCGTCTCCACTCAGGGCAGGGGTGTATCTCTATGTCATTCAGTCTTCATagtttttcttcctcaaagAGTTCGCACATTCGGTTCCTGGTTAGCTTTCCTCGGTGCATTAAGATTTTAACTTGTTCTCCGCTCTTCTCGCCTTTCCCATGTAGCTTTTCTGTTCTGCAGCGAACGGTGAAAGCAAGCAGCTATTCCATGGGAAGCGGGGTGGGGTGGCTTGCTGCAAGGTAGTTAGATGCTTTCCGGTGGATTTATACCCTTCTTACCGTTAAGAGTTAAGCTTTTATCTGTGGTATCTCCCGTAACACATGGATTCCTAGGCAGCTCTGGGAATCGGTGGTTAGTTTTTAGGGTGTAGTTTAATAGATAGGGGGCAGAGAGTCTACTGTGATGCTATTGTGCTTTCCTTGTTAAAAGGAACTCGTTTGACATCGAGTTCTTATGTGAAGTGTGAccaggttttggttttctgttggtAAAAACATAAATAGCTATTCTGTAGACGAAAAATGGAGTACCCAATAAATgaacagtgttttctttttagcGGTTGCATATTTTGTATTCTTTCATTGGGAGGACCGGTTATGTACACAGACCAGAAGTGTGTGCTTTAACGTGTTATGTAAATTTTTACGTGAAAGTTTGGTAGGAAACTGTTTTATTCTGTGGCATCATTCAGGTGCTTCTATGGGATACCTGTTTAGAATGGGAGCTTTGTATTTTGGCTCTTGACACTGTTGAGGGAATTCCAAGTATGCCTTTAGTGTGTAACTTTGATCTCAGAATTGTGTCATCTAACCACTGAGCCCTCCTTGCCTTGATAAAAGGAATCTTTGCAAATGCATTTCAGAGCATCACTACATGATTACTGTTACAAACACCTGCTGTTTAGTGAGAGGCTAAGAAATATCTAATGCTCAGAAAGCAGTGCTGCAAGCTTTACCCTCCAGCAAATTTAGAATAATTTCTAGAGACTGTATTTATGAACTCTCCTTGATTAAAAATACCGGTTTAGGTAGTATGTTTTCTGCTCTTTAGCCTCTTTATGTACagctcttgggttttgttttcaaagtaaGTTTCCAGTTCACTTCTCAGTGAACAGAGGGTACAGTATGTCTCCTACATTTTGCTGTAAAATTGCTCTTTAGCATGATGAAAAAGGAAACTCAGGTAAGAAAATCCAAACTGCTTTGCCTATTTGGAAGTTCTTTGAAAATTGATTTATTTGGGTTACATTGCATACAGCTTctaggttttggttttgaaagcTGGTTCCAATGTACTGAGCATGGACCTGGATGTCCAGAAAGAATTCTGTACATTTCATCATAATTTGTGGAGCAAATATATTCTTTACAGATGCAGGATATGGCACTGTTGCAGTATTTACTATTGTAGGGTGGATCAAAGGCAGTGGCCAGCACTGGTTGATTTAAGTGCCTTGATTTCTGTCAGCTTCTTAAATAAGCtgtggatgatccctgaggctATCAAGCAAATCTGTTGAAGAGATGAAAATCTTTGGATGTGAACTTAACAAGCACTTTGcttgctgagagcagagcaggtcaTATTGGTGGGAAATAAGGCAGCCTTTACCAGTCCAGACTGTTGTAAAGTTCAGTCACCTCTTACCAGATCAAAAGCGTTTTGCAGAACCTTGTAAATTTTGGTGAAGAGGTATAtcctggaaaatatttctgggGAACTTCAGGCCAGTTTTGTGTGTTGAAACACTTCTAAGGTGTTCTCCGTTTTATGATATAGCATCTATGTGCAGCATGTGTGTGGGGTTAGACTAAGGCAATTACTTTATCACCTGGtgacccttctccagcagagaaaggggatcaggaagaggaggggagaccCATGggctgaaaggaaaacagatttaGCAAAACAGCCCAACTAATATCAATGCCATTATCAAGTATACAAACTTGTAATCCACCCAGCAAGTGTACAGCAATCTCAACAAATGAGAAGGGAGTTCTTAGGAGCAGTATGGTAAAGGacccctccagggaaggggagaagcaggagaagaacAGAGGAGCAATATCAGGAGCAAACTGCTTTTATAGCAAGTGTGATGCTCatggtctgggatacacctgtgaatcaactcaggtcagctgtcctggctgactcagaactgaTGATAGACTgaagcccatggctggcctgggattctgaCCCAGAAAAAACAGGACATTTTCTGCATTATTGATGAGGTATTGGGTTGGGAATGAGATGTGGAAGCATGTTCTAAAAATCATTTGCTTCCAGGAAAGGAAACCTGCATGACATGTGAATAgactttaaatatttaaagaaataatcAATGCATTTAGCCAGCGATGTCTGTTTGTCACCATAAGGAAAACATTGCTAGTTTTTCTCTTGAGCTTTTCATGAAACACTGTTATGACTGTTCAGAACACCATCATGAGTAACACTTTTGATTCAGAGGCAGAAATACCTCTAAACTGTGTCTGGTGCTTCGAATATCTGTGGTATTTAGTTAAGTTATAGGAACAGTCAGATGTAAATCATCACTGATTTTAAACCTCAGTCTTTGACTTAT
Coding sequences:
- the DIPK2A gene encoding divergent protein kinase domain 2A; translation: MLRLVSLKLGRLYRYVKLAVLGSLAAALVLNTHSLLASLQRNELSERRFLQLNKCPACWGTSWCRKFLNGQLRLESWGRLRLFDFFNVKNVYFARYGEPREGSRRVVLKRLGSAQELADIDTKICRRATGRGRCDLLQALHATEFASLNGDVRLLTPDAVEGWSDLVHCPSQRLLDRLVRRYAETKDSGSFLLRNLKDSERMQLLITLAFNPEPLVLQSFPSDEGWPFAKYLGACGRMVAVNYVGEELWSYFNAPWEKRVDLAWQLMEIAEQLTNNDFEFALYLLDVSFDNFAVGPRDGKVIIVDAENVLVADKRLIRQNKPENWDVWYESKFDDCDKEACLSFSKEILCARVTVDHNYYAICQNLLSRHATWRGTSGGLLHDPPAEIAKDGRLEALLDECANPKKRYGRFQAAKELREYLAQLNSNVR